The proteins below come from a single Panicum hallii strain FIL2 chromosome 7, PHallii_v3.1, whole genome shotgun sequence genomic window:
- the LOC112898936 gene encoding uncharacterized protein LOC112898936 isoform X1, with protein sequence MGMVSLNRLMFKHKERRRRRRVRNGLITSVSQENESLCQEIDQSQSGEMSRYSGPDLPEDIWCHIHSLLPLRDSARSACVSYTFLHSWRRYPKLTFTEEALGLKQMEGQKTGVDFTNRVDHILKNHSGTGVKILKLAVPLYRNVSSCHLTSWLQNAITPGIEEVNLTLHSEYMEEYNFPCSILHNGCGNSILYLRLTYCAFRPTSGSDCLRSLTKLDLYKVSITGDELGCLISNTFALEKLMLGQCNELICLKIPFWLERLSFVYLTWCRMLQVIESAAPNLSTFKLIGDPVQMSFGISSQVKNLNVGFSFKPNILSYAITKLPSVFPHLETLILSSMSEMIDTPMVADKFLHLKHLKIFLSILYDSWSPAYDFLSLVSFLDASPQLETFLLSIRHLGDMEHDSGDDAHMRQIPKYKHCRLRKVRINGFFSAKGMVELTCHILEVATSLESLTVDTVYNEEEDDKISRCAVKKSGECWSISRDWILEAHKAVGVIKRYILERVPSTVKINVGEPCRRCHSIDVIASNI encoded by the exons ATGGGGATGGTGTCGCTGAATCGCCTCATGTTCAAGCACAAGGAGCGGAGGCGTCGCAGGCGAGTCCGCA ATGGATTGATTACTTCAGTGTCACAAGAAAATGAATCACTCTGCCAAGAAATTGATCAATCTCAGAGTGGTGAAATGTCGAGATATTCAGGGCCAGACCTTCCTGAG GATATCTGGTGCCATATACATTCCCTGTTGCCACTCCGAGATTCTGCCCGTTCTGCTTGTGTATCTTACACATTTCTACATTCTTGGAGGCGCTACCCCAAGCTCACATTCACTGAGGAAGCACTGGGCTTGAAACAAATGGAAGGCCAAAAGACAGGAGTGGATTTCACTAACAGAGTTGACCACATTCTGAAAAATCACTCTGGCACTGGCGTGAAGATACTCAAGCTTGCAGTCCCTCTTTATCGCAATGTCAGCAGCTGTCATCTCACTAGTTGGCTCCAGAATGCTATCACACCAGGGATTGAAGAAGTAAATCTTACACTGCATTCAGAATATATGGAAGAGTACAACTTCCCATGCTCAATTTTACATAATGGGTGTGGGAACTCAATTCTTTATCTTCGCCTTACCTACTGCGCCTTCCGGCCCACAAGCGGATCTGATTGCTTGAGAAGCCTGACAAAACTAGATCTGTACAAAGTGTCTATTACAGGGGATGAGTTAGGGTGTCTTATTTCCAATACTTTTGCTTTGGAGAAGTTGATGCTCGGACAATGCAATGAGCTAATTTGTCTAAAAATACCATTCTGGCTGGAGCGGCTCAGCTTCGTGTATTTGACTTGGTGCAGAATGCTGCAAGTGATAGAGAGTGCAGCTCCAAACCTCTCCACTTTTAAGTTAATTGGTGACCCGGTACAAATGTCATTTGGAATATCATCACAAGTGAAGAACCTAAATGTGGGCTTTTCATTTAAGCCCAACATTCTTAGTTATGCTATTACCAAGCTCCCTTCTGTTTTTCCACATCTTGAAACTCTTATCTTATCTTCGATGAGTGAG ATGATTGATACACCAATGGTAGCTGACAAATTCCTCCACCTCAAGCACTTGAAGATTTTTCTTTCTATCCTTTATGACAGCTGGTCCCCAGCCTATGATTTTTTGTCACTGGTTTCGTTTCTGGATGCTTCTCCTCAACTGGAGACTTTCCTTTTAAGT ATTAGACATCTGGGTGATATGGAGCATGATTCTGGGGATGACGCACACATGAGGCAGATTCCTAAGTACAAGCATTGCAGGCTCAGGAAGGTGCGCATCAATGGATTCTTCTCTGCAAAGGGCATGGTTGAGCTAACATGTCATATTCTGGAGGTAGCAACATCACTTGAAAGTCTGACGGTGGACACTGTATATAATGAGGAGGAGGATGATAAAATTAGTAGGTGTGCTGTTAAGAAAAGCGGTGAATGCTGGTCCATCAGCAGGGATTGGATCTTAGAAGCACATAAAGCGGTTGGGGTCATCAAAAGGTACATCCTGGAAAGAGTTCCCTCTACAGTTAAGATAAATGTTGGGGAGCCTTGTAGACGGTGTCATTCTATAGATGTGATAGCATCCAATATTTAA
- the LOC112898936 gene encoding uncharacterized protein LOC112898936 isoform X2, producing MGMVSLNRLMFKHKERRRRRRVRNGLITSVSQENESLCQEIDQSQSGEMSRYSGPDLPEDIWCHIHSLLPLRDSARSACVSYTFLHSWRRYPKLTFTEEALGLKQMEGQKTGVDFTNRVDHILKNHSGTGVKILKLAVPLYRNVSSCHLTSWLQNAITPGIEEVNLTLHSEYMEEYNFPCSILHNGCGNSILYLRLTYCAFRPTSGSDCLRSLTKLDLYKVSITGDELGCLISNTFALEKLMLGQCNELICLKIPFWLERLSFVYLTWCRMLQVIESAAPNLSTFKLIGDPVQMSFGISSQVKNLNVGFSFKPNILSYAITKLPSVFPHLETLILSSMSEMIDTPMVADKFLHLKHLKIFLSILYDSWSPAYDFLSLVSFLDASPQLETFLLSAQEGAHQWILLCKGHG from the exons ATGGGGATGGTGTCGCTGAATCGCCTCATGTTCAAGCACAAGGAGCGGAGGCGTCGCAGGCGAGTCCGCA ATGGATTGATTACTTCAGTGTCACAAGAAAATGAATCACTCTGCCAAGAAATTGATCAATCTCAGAGTGGTGAAATGTCGAGATATTCAGGGCCAGACCTTCCTGAG GATATCTGGTGCCATATACATTCCCTGTTGCCACTCCGAGATTCTGCCCGTTCTGCTTGTGTATCTTACACATTTCTACATTCTTGGAGGCGCTACCCCAAGCTCACATTCACTGAGGAAGCACTGGGCTTGAAACAAATGGAAGGCCAAAAGACAGGAGTGGATTTCACTAACAGAGTTGACCACATTCTGAAAAATCACTCTGGCACTGGCGTGAAGATACTCAAGCTTGCAGTCCCTCTTTATCGCAATGTCAGCAGCTGTCATCTCACTAGTTGGCTCCAGAATGCTATCACACCAGGGATTGAAGAAGTAAATCTTACACTGCATTCAGAATATATGGAAGAGTACAACTTCCCATGCTCAATTTTACATAATGGGTGTGGGAACTCAATTCTTTATCTTCGCCTTACCTACTGCGCCTTCCGGCCCACAAGCGGATCTGATTGCTTGAGAAGCCTGACAAAACTAGATCTGTACAAAGTGTCTATTACAGGGGATGAGTTAGGGTGTCTTATTTCCAATACTTTTGCTTTGGAGAAGTTGATGCTCGGACAATGCAATGAGCTAATTTGTCTAAAAATACCATTCTGGCTGGAGCGGCTCAGCTTCGTGTATTTGACTTGGTGCAGAATGCTGCAAGTGATAGAGAGTGCAGCTCCAAACCTCTCCACTTTTAAGTTAATTGGTGACCCGGTACAAATGTCATTTGGAATATCATCACAAGTGAAGAACCTAAATGTGGGCTTTTCATTTAAGCCCAACATTCTTAGTTATGCTATTACCAAGCTCCCTTCTGTTTTTCCACATCTTGAAACTCTTATCTTATCTTCGATGAGTGAG ATGATTGATACACCAATGGTAGCTGACAAATTCCTCCACCTCAAGCACTTGAAGATTTTTCTTTCTATCCTTTATGACAGCTGGTCCCCAGCCTATGATTTTTTGTCACTGGTTTCGTTTCTGGATGCTTCTCCTCAACTGGAGACTTTCCTTTTAAGT GCTCAGGAAGGTGCGCATCAATGGATTCTTCTCTGCAAAGGGCATGGTTGA
- the LOC112901426 gene encoding probable inactive receptor kinase At5g67200, with protein sequence MPHRHHRGLPLPTLLLLLLLLLATTASAAGVAAPGAASHSQPTLLPPPVQAAAAPPAAPASKPPAPSRSQPTLPSPVHAASPPSAALASRSPAPAALLAAFLAKADPSSHLRVPPAPSPCSRPGITCTASGQIIRLVLESVGLNGTFAPDTLSRLAELRVLSLKSNALHGPVPDLSPLANLKALYLAGNRFSGPFPASLATLRRLRSIDLSGNRLSGELPPGIEVAFPHLTFLRLDANHFNGSLPAWNQSSLKVLNVSYNNFSGPVPVTPVMTQAGAAAFAGNPELCGEVVRRECRGSHLLFFHGGGSNGTAAPPVQSAAASDSDPQRESLSMPDSSAPHAKKVRRRTMLAVAVAVGTVLAALLLCAMIAMKRSNKRRRPSSASYASPNPKKNAPASEVSRDNADIGYVECVPDEETAAIMVPEEKARRLERSGCLTFCAGEAASYSLEQLMRASAEVLGRGSVGTTYKAVLDGRLVVIVKRLDAAKIGPAALEAEAFEQNMDAVGRLRHPNLVPLRAFFQAKEERLLVYDYQPNGSLYSLVHGSRSSRAKPLHWTSCLKIAEDVAQGLAYIHQASRLVHGNIKSSNVLLGSDFEACLTDNCLSFLLESSEVKDDAAYRAPENMKSNRMLTPKSDIYAFGVLLLELLSGKPPLQHSILVASNLQTYVQSAREDEGVDSDRISMIVDIAAACVRSSPESRPAAWQVLKMIQEVKEADTTGDNDNDSDLTSNS encoded by the exons ATGccgcaccgccaccaccgcggcCTCCCGCTCCccaccctcctcctcctcctcctgctcctcctcgccaCCACCGCCTCCGCGGCCGGGGTGGCGGCCCCCGGCGCCGCGTCGCACTCGCAGCCGACGCTGCTACCACCCCCGGTCCAAGCCGCGGCGGCCCCGCCCGCGGCGCCGGCCTCGAAGCCCCCGGCCCCCAGCCGCTCGCAGCCGACGCTGCCGTCCCCGGTCCACGCCGCTTCGCCCCCCTCCGCGGCGCTGGCCTCGAGGTCGCCGGCCCCGGCCGcgctcctcgccgccttccTCGCCAAGGCCGACCCGTCCTCCCACCTGCGCGTGCCCCCGGCGCCCTCCCCGTGCTCCCGCCCCGGGATCACCTGCACCGCGTCCGGCCAAATCATCCGTCTCGTCCTCGAGTCGGTGGGGCTCAACGGGACGTTCGCGCCGGACACGCTCTCGCGCCTCGCCGAGCTCCGCGTGCTCAGCCTCAAGTCCAACGCGCTCCACGGGCCCGTCCCGGACCTCTCCCCGCTCGCCAACCTCAAGGCGCTCTACCTCGCGGGGAACCGCTTCTCGGGCCCGTTCCCGGCCTCGCTCGCGACCCTGCGCCGCCTCCGCTCCATCGACCTCTCCGGGAACAggctctccggcgagctcccgccCGGCATTGAGgtcgcgttcccgcatctcacGTTCCTGCGCCTCGACGCCAACCACTTCAACGGCTCCCTCCCGGCGTGGAACCAGTCCTCGCTCAAGGTACTCAACGTCTCCTACAACAACTTCTCGGGCCCGGTGCCGGTCACGCCCGTCATGACCCAGGCGGGCGCCGCCGCGTTCGCGGGCAACCCGGAGCTCTGCGGTGAGGTGGTCCGCCGCGAGTGCCGCGGGTCGCACCTCCTTTTCTTCCACGGAGGCGGCAGCAACGGCACCGCCGCTCCCCCAGTTCAGAGCGCTGCCGCCAGCGACAGTGACCCGCAGCGAGAGAGCCTGAGCATGCCGGATTCGTCCGCGCCTCACGCGAAGAAAGTGAGGAGGAGGACCATGTTGGCTGTCGCGGTTGCCGTGGGGACGGTCCTAGCCGCGCTTCTCCTTTGCGCCATGATTGCGATGAAgaggagcaacaagcggaggcgcccgagctccgcctcgtACGCAAGCCCCAACCCCAAGAAGAACGCGCCCGCGTCGGAGGTGAGCAGGGACAATGCTGACATTGGCTACGTGGAGTGCGTGCCCGATGAGGAGACGGCCGCGATTATGGTGCCGGAGGAGAAGGCGCGGCGGCTGGAGCGGAGCGGTTGCCTAACGTTCTGCGCGGGCGAGGCGGCGAGCTACAGCCTCGAGCAGCTGATGCGCGCTTCAGCAGAGGTGCTCGGCCGCGGGAGCGTGGGGACGACGTACAAGGCGGTGCTCGACGGCCGGCTCGTCGTGATTGTGAAAAGGCTGGACGCAGCCAAGATTGGCCCGGCGGCGCTGGAAGCTGAGGCATTCGAGCAGAACATGGATGCAGTTGGCCGACTGCGGCATCCGAACCTTGTGCCGCTCCGGGCATTCTTCCAGGCTAAGGAGGAGCGGCTGCTCGTGTACGACTACCAGCCTAATGGCAGCCTCTACTCTCTCGTCCATG GTTCAAGGTCATCGCGGGCAAAACCACTTCACTGGACATCATGCCTGAAGATAGCAGAAGATGTTGCACAGGGCCTTGCTTACATTCATCAAGCATCTCGACTTGTCCATGGGAACATCAAATCTTCTAACGTTCTGCTTGGTTCAGACTTTGAGGCTTGCCTTACAGACAATTGTTTGTCGTTCCTCCTGGAATCATCAGAGGTCAAAGACGATGCTGCTTATAGAGCACCAGAAAACATGAAGTCCAACAGAATGCTAACTCCAAAATCAGACATATACGCTTTTggtgtcctcctccttgagctcCTTAGCGGAAAGCCACCACTTCAGCACTCAATCTTGGTCGCAAGTAATCTCCAAACCTACGTTCAGTCAGCGAGAGAGGATGAAGGAGTGGACAGTGACCGCATCTCAATGATTGTCGACATAGCCGCTGCTTGCGTTCGGTCCTCACCAGAAAGTCGGCCCGCTGCCTGGCAAGTACTTAAGATGATtcaagaggtgaaggaagcagATACAACTGGCGACAACGACAATGACAGTGATCTTACCAGCAACTCCTAG
- the LOC112901381 gene encoding uncharacterized protein LOC112901381, which produces MGLHLLAFVAARGLMQVFNLSAPHDLRLPLARHLPEACAVLYGLLAEHAAWLHQALARGAVRSAHSGRGGGVDDYVLHAMLSISD; this is translated from the coding sequence ATGGGGCTCCACCTGCTGGCGTTCGtggcggcgagggggctcatGCAGGTGTTCAACCTCTCGGCGCCGCACGACCTCCGGCTGCCGCTGGCGCGCCACCTGCCCGAGGCCTGCGCCGTACTGTACGGCCTCCTGGCCGAGCACGCCGCGTGGCTGCACCAGGCCCTGGCGCGCGGCGCCGTCCGGAGCGCCCACagcgggcgcgggggcggcgtcGACGACTACGTCCTTCACGCCATGCTCAGCATCTCCGACTGA
- the LOC112901427 gene encoding uncharacterized protein LOC112901427, with amino-acid sequence MGIHLLAFVAARGFLQVFQVSAPLLWPLNLWVPLARHLPEACAAFYGALVSHAARLRAAVRSRRRRGEESPLDEYFRNALLTLSD; translated from the coding sequence ATGGGGATCCACCTGCTGGCGTTCGTGGCGGCGCGGGGCTTCCTGCAGGTGTTCCAGGTGTCGGCGCCGCTGCTGTGGCCGCTCAACCTCTGGGTGCCGCTGGCGCGCCACCTGCCCGAGGCCTGCGCCGCCTTCTACGGCGCGCTCGTCTCGCACGCcgcccgcctgcgcgccgccgtccgcagccgccggcgccgcggggaAGAGAGCCCCCTCGACGAGTACTTCCGCAACGCGCTGCTGACGCTCTCGGACTGA
- the LOC112901028 gene encoding uncharacterized protein LOC112901028, which translates to MPVHLVLLAVPAVAGGFVQAFHYAFLLWPFNLALPLARHLPRACAALREVASFYEAELRPYASGAARRLPAPPGSQQYASLSGVRQTAPHGDLVANAMIALVDISY; encoded by the coding sequence ATGCCGGTTCACCTGGTGCTCCTCGCCGTGCCGGCCGTGGCCGGCGGGTTCGTGCAGGCGTTCCACTACGCCTTCCTGCTGTGGCCGTTCAACCTCGCGCTGCCGCTCGCGCGCCACCTGCCGCGGGCGTGCGCCGCGCTCCGGGAGGTCGCGTCCTTCTacgaggccgagctgcggccctacgcgagcggcgcggcgcggcggctgccggcgccgccggggagCCAGCAGTACGCCTCGCTCAGCGGGGTGCGGCAGACGGCGCCGCACGGGGATCTCGTCGCGAACGCCATGATCGCGCTCGTCGACATCTCCTACTGA
- the LOC112901380 gene encoding uncharacterized protein LOC112901380, whose product MAVPVLLLAVPAAAGGFLQAFHLAFLLWPFNAALPLARDLPRACIALRGIASFYAAGLHAYASGARRGVQLLQARSHRDAGGGDDSSAGGVVRTREDAVAHAMMAFDDIY is encoded by the coding sequence ATGGCGGTTCCCGTGCTGCTCCTCGCCGtgccggccgcggccggcggGTTCCTGCAGGCGTTCCACCTCGCGTTCCTGCTGTGGCCGTTCAACGCCGCGCTGCCGCTGGCGCGCGACCTGCCCCGGGCCTGCATCGCGCTCCGGGGGATCGCGTCCTTCTACGCCGCCGGGCTGCACGCCTACGCCAGCGGCGCCCGGCGCGGCGTGCAGCTGCTGCAGGCGCGGAGCCAccgggacgccggcggcggcgacgactcCTCGGCCGGCGGCGTGGTGAGGACGCGCGAGGACGCCGTCGCGCACGCCATGATGGCCTTCGACGACATCTACTAA
- the LOC112898936 gene encoding uncharacterized protein LOC112898936 isoform X3 produces MGMVSLNRLMFKHKERRRRRRVRNGLITSVSQENESLCQEIDQSQSGEMSRYSGPDLPEDIWCHIHSLLPLRDSARSACVSYTFLHSWRRYPKLTFTEEALGLKQMEGQKTGVDFTNRVDHILKNHSGTGVKILKLAVPLYRNVSSCHLTSWLQNAITPGIEEVNLTLHSEYMEEYNFPCSILHNGCGNSILYLRLTYCAFRPTSGSDCLRSLTKLDLYKVSITGDELGCLISNTFALEKLMLGQCNELICLKIPFWLERLSFVYLTWCRMLQVIESAAPNLSTFKLIGDPVQMSFGISSQVKNLNVGFSFKPNILSYAITKLPSVFPHLETLILSSMSEMIDTPMVADKFLHLKHLKIFLSILYDSWSPAYDFLSLVSFLDASPQLETFLLSTSG; encoded by the exons ATGGGGATGGTGTCGCTGAATCGCCTCATGTTCAAGCACAAGGAGCGGAGGCGTCGCAGGCGAGTCCGCA ATGGATTGATTACTTCAGTGTCACAAGAAAATGAATCACTCTGCCAAGAAATTGATCAATCTCAGAGTGGTGAAATGTCGAGATATTCAGGGCCAGACCTTCCTGAG GATATCTGGTGCCATATACATTCCCTGTTGCCACTCCGAGATTCTGCCCGTTCTGCTTGTGTATCTTACACATTTCTACATTCTTGGAGGCGCTACCCCAAGCTCACATTCACTGAGGAAGCACTGGGCTTGAAACAAATGGAAGGCCAAAAGACAGGAGTGGATTTCACTAACAGAGTTGACCACATTCTGAAAAATCACTCTGGCACTGGCGTGAAGATACTCAAGCTTGCAGTCCCTCTTTATCGCAATGTCAGCAGCTGTCATCTCACTAGTTGGCTCCAGAATGCTATCACACCAGGGATTGAAGAAGTAAATCTTACACTGCATTCAGAATATATGGAAGAGTACAACTTCCCATGCTCAATTTTACATAATGGGTGTGGGAACTCAATTCTTTATCTTCGCCTTACCTACTGCGCCTTCCGGCCCACAAGCGGATCTGATTGCTTGAGAAGCCTGACAAAACTAGATCTGTACAAAGTGTCTATTACAGGGGATGAGTTAGGGTGTCTTATTTCCAATACTTTTGCTTTGGAGAAGTTGATGCTCGGACAATGCAATGAGCTAATTTGTCTAAAAATACCATTCTGGCTGGAGCGGCTCAGCTTCGTGTATTTGACTTGGTGCAGAATGCTGCAAGTGATAGAGAGTGCAGCTCCAAACCTCTCCACTTTTAAGTTAATTGGTGACCCGGTACAAATGTCATTTGGAATATCATCACAAGTGAAGAACCTAAATGTGGGCTTTTCATTTAAGCCCAACATTCTTAGTTATGCTATTACCAAGCTCCCTTCTGTTTTTCCACATCTTGAAACTCTTATCTTATCTTCGATGAGTGAG ATGATTGATACACCAATGGTAGCTGACAAATTCCTCCACCTCAAGCACTTGAAGATTTTTCTTTCTATCCTTTATGACAGCTGGTCCCCAGCCTATGATTTTTTGTCACTGGTTTCGTTTCTGGATGCTTCTCCTCAACTGGAGACTTTCCTTTTAAGT ACATCTGGGTGA